Proteins from a genomic interval of Oxyura jamaicensis isolate SHBP4307 breed ruddy duck chromosome 10, BPBGC_Ojam_1.0, whole genome shotgun sequence:
- the MAN2C1 gene encoding alpha-mannosidase 2C1 isoform X2 — MRSGGAAPGMAAGAMLKHRRTALERVEKFVSAAYFTDCNLRGRLYGASCPPAALSCFQSPLRVPYSEAVRQPFGPAAVGDSFGPTWETCWFKVELSIPPAWAGREVHFVWESDGEGMVWRDAQPVQGLTKEGEKTSYILTSCLKESEPHSVTLYVELACNGLFGAGKGTMIAPPDPDRRFTVSKAELVVFNRDVYELLVDLEILLDMAQLLGEENQRSFQALYAANQMVNVCDVTDPATFPAARDLAAAIFSQGNGESQHTIHAMGHCHIDSAWLWPYEETIRKCARSWVTVIRLMESNPEFTFVCSQAQQFEWVRSWYPGLYAQIQDYVAKGRFIPVGGTWVEMDGNLPSGEAMVRQFLQGQRFFREQFGRICSEFWLPDTFGYSAQLPQLMRGCGIGRFLTQKLSWNLVNAFPHHTFFWEGIDGSRVLTHFPPGDSYGMLGRVEEMLKTVKNNKDKGRVNHSAVLFGFGDGGGGPTQKMLDRMKRMRDTDGLPRVQMSTPDRLFSVLEKESSQLCTWVGELFLELHNGTYTTQAQIKKGNRECEQILHDVEVLSALALVQNSSFQYPASQLQRLWRLLLLNQFHDVLPGSCIQLVVEDALQYYAEIRRAGARLQEEAVQSLCGDLLQPQPGHAEGTLVLNTLPWERTEVISRTGPAGAEVLALVTAPSMGYTIVREPLPPPQPVTVVKQEDGSITMENGVIAVCLDAMGRLTSLRLAHSEREAVADGCRANQFALFDDVPLYWDAWDVMDYHLETRKPVTTLLKPLEITLAGGLRGSASFSLRVGKSSTLTQEIVLDATCPYIRFLTQVEWNESHKFLKVEFPVQVRSTNATYEIQFGHVQRPTHWNTSWDWARFEVWAHKWMDLSEHGFGVAVLNDSKYGASARGNVLSLSLLRAPKSPDASADITQHRFTYAVLPHQGSFQDAGVIRCAYNLNFPLHAVPASRAQCPAWSAFSVSSPAVVLETVKQAEDRPDAVVVRLYEAHGSTAVTWLQSSLPVKEAMLCDLLEQPLAKEHLALEQQGMRLSFTPFQVLSILLVLRQ, encoded by the exons atgcgcagtggcggCGCGGCCCCCGGCATGGCGGCGGGCGCCATGTTGAAGCACCGGCGGACGGCGCTGGAGCGCGTCGAGAAGTTCGTGTCCGCCGCCTACTTCACCGACTGCAACCTGCGGGGCAG GCTGTACGGGGCCAGCTGCCCGCCCGCGGCGCTCTCCTGCTTCCAGAGCCCGCTGCGCGTCCCCTACAGCGAGGCTGTCCGGCAGCCGTTCGGGCCCGCGGCCGTCGGGGACTCCTTCGGGCCCAC gtgggagacgtgctggttTAAGGTGGAGCTGAGCATCCCCCCGGCGTGGGCAGGGCGGGAAGTGCACTTTGTTTGGGAGAGCGATGGGGAAGGCATGGTGTGGCGAGATGCCCAGCCTGTACAG GGGTTGACTAAGGAAGGTGAGAAGACCAGCTACATCCTGACAAGCTGCCTGAAGGAGTCGGAGCCCCACAG CGTGACGCTGTATGTGGAGCTGGCCTGCAACGGTCTCTTCGGGGCTGGCAAGGGCACCATGATTGCCCCCCCGGACCCCGACAGGAGGTTCACCGTGAGCAAGGCTGAGCTCGTCGTCTTCAACAGGGATGTCTATGAACTGCTGGTGGATCTGGAAATACTGCTGGACATGGCCCAG CTCCTTGGGGAGGAAAACCAGCGGAGCTTCCAGGCGCTGTACGCTGCCAACCAGATGGTCAACGTGTGCGACGTTACCGACCCGGCCACCTTCCCCGCTGCCCGCGACCTGGCGGCGGCCATCTTCAGCCAGGGGAACGGCGAGAGCCAGCACACCATCCACGCCATGGGGCACTGCCACATCGACTCCG cctggctgtggcCATACGAGGAGACCATCCGCAAATGTGCTCGGAGCTGGGTCACGGTTATCCGCCTGATGGAGAGCAACCCCGAGTTCACCTTTGTCTGCTCCCAG GCGCAGCAGTTCGAGTGGGTGCGGAGCTGGTACCCGGGGCTCTACGCCCAGATTCAGGACTACGTGGCAAAGGGACGCTTCATTCCTGTCGGCGGCACCTGGGTGGAAATG GACGGGAACCTGCCCAGCGGGGAGGCCATGGTGCGGCAGTTCCTCCAGGGCCAGCGGTTCTTCCGGGAGCAGTTTGGCCGGATCTGCTCGGAG tTCTGGCTCCCGGACACGTTTGGGTACTCggcccagctgccccagctgaTGCGTGGCTGTGGGATCGGGCGGTTCCTCACGCAGAAGCTCAGCTGGAACCTGGTGAACGCCTTCCCG CATCACACCTTTTTCTGGGAAGGCATCGATGGTTCCCGAGTCCTGACCCATTTCCCCCCTGGTGACTCCTATGGGATGCTTGGGCGAGTGGAGGAG ATGCTGAAAACAGTGAAGAACAACAAGGACAAAGGACGTGTGAACCACAGCGCTGTGCTCTTTGGCTTTGGAGACGGAGGAGGGGGCCCCACGCAGAAGATGCTGGACAGGATGAAGAGGATGCGTGACACAGATGGGCTGCCGCG GGTTCAGATGTCCACTCCCGACCGGCTTTTCTCTGTCCTGGAGAAGGAGTCGTCGCAGCTGTGCACGTGGGTGGGAGAGCTCTTCCTCGAGCTGCACAACGGCACGTACACCACCCAGGCGCAG ATAAAGAAGGGGAATCGGGAGTGCGAGCAAATACTCCACGACGTGGAAGTTCTCAGCGCCTTGGCTCTGGTGCAGAACAGCTCGTTCCAGTATCctgccagccagctgcagcGGCTCTGGAG gtTACTGCTGCTCAACCAGTTCCACGAtgtgctgccaggcagctgtATCCAGCTCGTGGTTGAGGATGCCCTGCAATACTACGCAG agaTCCGCAGGGCTGGTGCtcggctgcaggaggaggctgtgcAGTCCTTATGTGgggacctgctgcagccccagcccgggcaTGCCGAGGGCACCCTCGTGCTGAACACTTTGCCCTGGGAACGGACCGAGGTGATCTCCAGGACTGGGCCAGCCGGAGCAGAGGTTTTAG ctCTGGTGACAGCCCCCAGCATGGGCTACACGATAGTGAGGGAGCCGTTGCCACCCCCGCAGCCTGTGACAGTGGTGAAGCAg GAGGATGGCTCCATTACCATGGAGAACGGGGTGATTGCAGTCTGCCTGGATGCGATGGGCCGCCTGACTTCTCTTCGTCTGGCACACTCTGAGAG GGAGGCAGTTGCAGATGGCTGCCGTGCCAACCAGTTTGCTCTCTTTGATGATGTTCCCCTGTACTGGGATGCCTGGGATGTGATGGATTACCACCTGGAAACCAG GAAGCCAGTGACAACGCTGCTGAAGCCTCTGGAAATCACCCTGGCAGGGGGCCTGCGGGGAAGTGCCAGCTTCTCTCTGCGGGTTGGGAAAAGCAGCACCTTAACCCAGGAGATCGTCCTGGATGCCACATGCCCGTACATCCGCTTCCTGACCCAG GTCGAGTGGAACGAATCCCACAAGTTCCTGAAGGTGGAGTTCCCTGTGCAGGTCCGGAGCACAAACGCCACCTATGAGATCCAGTTTGGGCACGTGCAGCGGCCAACGCACTGGAACACGTCGTGGGACTGGGCCCGATTCGAG GTGTGGGCTCACAAGTGGATGGATCTCTCCGAGCACGGCTTTGGGGTGGCAGTGCTGAATGACAGCAAGTACGGCGCGTCGGCACGCGGGAACGTCCTCAGCCTCTCGCT GCTGAGAGCACCCAAGTCCCCCGATGCCAGCGCCGATATCACGCAGCACCGGTTCACGTACGCCGTGCTGCCTCACCAGG GTTCCTTCCAGGATGCGGGTGTGATCCGGTGCGCTTACAACCTGAATTTCCCCCTGCACGCGGTCCCAGCCAGCCGTGCCCAGTGCCCAGCCTGGAGTGCCTTTTCCGTGAGCTCACCTGCCGTTGTTCTGGAGACTGTCAAGCAG GCTGAGGACAGGCCCGACGCGGTGGTGGTGCGGCTGTACGAGGCGCACGGCAGCACGGCTGTCacctggctgcagagctccctCCCTGTTAAGGAGGCAATGCT CTGCGACCTCCTGGAGCAGCCGCTTGCCAAGGAGCACCTGGcgctggagcagcagggcatGAGGCTGTCCTTCACGCCCTTCCAGGTGCTCTCCATCCTCCTGGTTCTGAGGCAGTGA
- the MAN2C1 gene encoding alpha-mannosidase 2C1 isoform X1 — MRSGGAAPGMAAGAMLKHRRTALERVEKFVSAAYFTDCNLRGRLYGASCPPAALSCFQSPLRVPYSEAVRQPFGPAAVGDSFGPTWETCWFKVELSIPPAWAGREVHFVWESDGEGMVWRDAQPVQGLTKEGEKTSYILTSCLKESEPHSVTLYVELACNGLFGAGKGTMIAPPDPDRRFTVSKAELVVFNRDVYELLVDLEILLDMAQLLGEENQRSFQALYAANQMVNVCDVTDPATFPAARDLAAAIFSQGNGESQHTIHAMGHCHIDSAWLWPYEETIRKCARSWVTVIRLMESNPEFTFVCSQAQQFEWVRSWYPGLYAQIQDYVAKGRFIPVGGTWVEMILPGQGDSGWEWGCPQEPSPRAWLGSRDVLCPQDGNLPSGEAMVRQFLQGQRFFREQFGRICSEFWLPDTFGYSAQLPQLMRGCGIGRFLTQKLSWNLVNAFPHHTFFWEGIDGSRVLTHFPPGDSYGMLGRVEEMLKTVKNNKDKGRVNHSAVLFGFGDGGGGPTQKMLDRMKRMRDTDGLPRVQMSTPDRLFSVLEKESSQLCTWVGELFLELHNGTYTTQAQIKKGNRECEQILHDVEVLSALALVQNSSFQYPASQLQRLWRLLLLNQFHDVLPGSCIQLVVEDALQYYAEIRRAGARLQEEAVQSLCGDLLQPQPGHAEGTLVLNTLPWERTEVISRTGPAGAEVLALVTAPSMGYTIVREPLPPPQPVTVVKQEDGSITMENGVIAVCLDAMGRLTSLRLAHSEREAVADGCRANQFALFDDVPLYWDAWDVMDYHLETRKPVTTLLKPLEITLAGGLRGSASFSLRVGKSSTLTQEIVLDATCPYIRFLTQVEWNESHKFLKVEFPVQVRSTNATYEIQFGHVQRPTHWNTSWDWARFEVWAHKWMDLSEHGFGVAVLNDSKYGASARGNVLSLSLLRAPKSPDASADITQHRFTYAVLPHQGSFQDAGVIRCAYNLNFPLHAVPASRAQCPAWSAFSVSSPAVVLETVKQAEDRPDAVVVRLYEAHGSTAVTWLQSSLPVKEAMLCDLLEQPLAKEHLALEQQGMRLSFTPFQVLSILLVLRQ; from the exons atgcgcagtggcggCGCGGCCCCCGGCATGGCGGCGGGCGCCATGTTGAAGCACCGGCGGACGGCGCTGGAGCGCGTCGAGAAGTTCGTGTCCGCCGCCTACTTCACCGACTGCAACCTGCGGGGCAG GCTGTACGGGGCCAGCTGCCCGCCCGCGGCGCTCTCCTGCTTCCAGAGCCCGCTGCGCGTCCCCTACAGCGAGGCTGTCCGGCAGCCGTTCGGGCCCGCGGCCGTCGGGGACTCCTTCGGGCCCAC gtgggagacgtgctggttTAAGGTGGAGCTGAGCATCCCCCCGGCGTGGGCAGGGCGGGAAGTGCACTTTGTTTGGGAGAGCGATGGGGAAGGCATGGTGTGGCGAGATGCCCAGCCTGTACAG GGGTTGACTAAGGAAGGTGAGAAGACCAGCTACATCCTGACAAGCTGCCTGAAGGAGTCGGAGCCCCACAG CGTGACGCTGTATGTGGAGCTGGCCTGCAACGGTCTCTTCGGGGCTGGCAAGGGCACCATGATTGCCCCCCCGGACCCCGACAGGAGGTTCACCGTGAGCAAGGCTGAGCTCGTCGTCTTCAACAGGGATGTCTATGAACTGCTGGTGGATCTGGAAATACTGCTGGACATGGCCCAG CTCCTTGGGGAGGAAAACCAGCGGAGCTTCCAGGCGCTGTACGCTGCCAACCAGATGGTCAACGTGTGCGACGTTACCGACCCGGCCACCTTCCCCGCTGCCCGCGACCTGGCGGCGGCCATCTTCAGCCAGGGGAACGGCGAGAGCCAGCACACCATCCACGCCATGGGGCACTGCCACATCGACTCCG cctggctgtggcCATACGAGGAGACCATCCGCAAATGTGCTCGGAGCTGGGTCACGGTTATCCGCCTGATGGAGAGCAACCCCGAGTTCACCTTTGTCTGCTCCCAG GCGCAGCAGTTCGAGTGGGTGCGGAGCTGGTACCCGGGGCTCTACGCCCAGATTCAGGACTACGTGGCAAAGGGACGCTTCATTCCTGTCGGCGGCACCTGGGTGGAAATG ATCCTCCCTGGGCAGGGTGACAGCGGGTGGGAATGGGGATGCCCCCAAGAGCCCTCTCCCCGTGCCTGGCTCGGTTCACGTGATGTGCTTTGCCCCCAGGACGGGAACCTGCCCAGCGGGGAGGCCATGGTGCGGCAGTTCCTCCAGGGCCAGCGGTTCTTCCGGGAGCAGTTTGGCCGGATCTGCTCGGAG tTCTGGCTCCCGGACACGTTTGGGTACTCggcccagctgccccagctgaTGCGTGGCTGTGGGATCGGGCGGTTCCTCACGCAGAAGCTCAGCTGGAACCTGGTGAACGCCTTCCCG CATCACACCTTTTTCTGGGAAGGCATCGATGGTTCCCGAGTCCTGACCCATTTCCCCCCTGGTGACTCCTATGGGATGCTTGGGCGAGTGGAGGAG ATGCTGAAAACAGTGAAGAACAACAAGGACAAAGGACGTGTGAACCACAGCGCTGTGCTCTTTGGCTTTGGAGACGGAGGAGGGGGCCCCACGCAGAAGATGCTGGACAGGATGAAGAGGATGCGTGACACAGATGGGCTGCCGCG GGTTCAGATGTCCACTCCCGACCGGCTTTTCTCTGTCCTGGAGAAGGAGTCGTCGCAGCTGTGCACGTGGGTGGGAGAGCTCTTCCTCGAGCTGCACAACGGCACGTACACCACCCAGGCGCAG ATAAAGAAGGGGAATCGGGAGTGCGAGCAAATACTCCACGACGTGGAAGTTCTCAGCGCCTTGGCTCTGGTGCAGAACAGCTCGTTCCAGTATCctgccagccagctgcagcGGCTCTGGAG gtTACTGCTGCTCAACCAGTTCCACGAtgtgctgccaggcagctgtATCCAGCTCGTGGTTGAGGATGCCCTGCAATACTACGCAG agaTCCGCAGGGCTGGTGCtcggctgcaggaggaggctgtgcAGTCCTTATGTGgggacctgctgcagccccagcccgggcaTGCCGAGGGCACCCTCGTGCTGAACACTTTGCCCTGGGAACGGACCGAGGTGATCTCCAGGACTGGGCCAGCCGGAGCAGAGGTTTTAG ctCTGGTGACAGCCCCCAGCATGGGCTACACGATAGTGAGGGAGCCGTTGCCACCCCCGCAGCCTGTGACAGTGGTGAAGCAg GAGGATGGCTCCATTACCATGGAGAACGGGGTGATTGCAGTCTGCCTGGATGCGATGGGCCGCCTGACTTCTCTTCGTCTGGCACACTCTGAGAG GGAGGCAGTTGCAGATGGCTGCCGTGCCAACCAGTTTGCTCTCTTTGATGATGTTCCCCTGTACTGGGATGCCTGGGATGTGATGGATTACCACCTGGAAACCAG GAAGCCAGTGACAACGCTGCTGAAGCCTCTGGAAATCACCCTGGCAGGGGGCCTGCGGGGAAGTGCCAGCTTCTCTCTGCGGGTTGGGAAAAGCAGCACCTTAACCCAGGAGATCGTCCTGGATGCCACATGCCCGTACATCCGCTTCCTGACCCAG GTCGAGTGGAACGAATCCCACAAGTTCCTGAAGGTGGAGTTCCCTGTGCAGGTCCGGAGCACAAACGCCACCTATGAGATCCAGTTTGGGCACGTGCAGCGGCCAACGCACTGGAACACGTCGTGGGACTGGGCCCGATTCGAG GTGTGGGCTCACAAGTGGATGGATCTCTCCGAGCACGGCTTTGGGGTGGCAGTGCTGAATGACAGCAAGTACGGCGCGTCGGCACGCGGGAACGTCCTCAGCCTCTCGCT GCTGAGAGCACCCAAGTCCCCCGATGCCAGCGCCGATATCACGCAGCACCGGTTCACGTACGCCGTGCTGCCTCACCAGG GTTCCTTCCAGGATGCGGGTGTGATCCGGTGCGCTTACAACCTGAATTTCCCCCTGCACGCGGTCCCAGCCAGCCGTGCCCAGTGCCCAGCCTGGAGTGCCTTTTCCGTGAGCTCACCTGCCGTTGTTCTGGAGACTGTCAAGCAG GCTGAGGACAGGCCCGACGCGGTGGTGGTGCGGCTGTACGAGGCGCACGGCAGCACGGCTGTCacctggctgcagagctccctCCCTGTTAAGGAGGCAATGCT CTGCGACCTCCTGGAGCAGCCGCTTGCCAAGGAGCACCTGGcgctggagcagcagggcatGAGGCTGTCCTTCACGCCCTTCCAGGTGCTCTCCATCCTCCTGGTTCTGAGGCAGTGA
- the MAN2C1 gene encoding alpha-mannosidase 2C1 isoform X3 produces the protein MRSGGAAPGMAAGAMLKHRRTALERVEKFVSAAYFTDCNLRGRWETCWFKVELSIPPAWAGREVHFVWESDGEGMVWRDAQPVQGLTKEGEKTSYILTSCLKESEPHSVTLYVELACNGLFGAGKGTMIAPPDPDRRFTVSKAELVVFNRDVYELLVDLEILLDMAQLLGEENQRSFQALYAANQMVNVCDVTDPATFPAARDLAAAIFSQGNGESQHTIHAMGHCHIDSAWLWPYEETIRKCARSWVTVIRLMESNPEFTFVCSQAQQFEWVRSWYPGLYAQIQDYVAKGRFIPVGGTWVEMILPGQGDSGWEWGCPQEPSPRAWLGSRDVLCPQDGNLPSGEAMVRQFLQGQRFFREQFGRICSEFWLPDTFGYSAQLPQLMRGCGIGRFLTQKLSWNLVNAFPHHTFFWEGIDGSRVLTHFPPGDSYGMLGRVEEMLKTVKNNKDKGRVNHSAVLFGFGDGGGGPTQKMLDRMKRMRDTDGLPRVQMSTPDRLFSVLEKESSQLCTWVGELFLELHNGTYTTQAQIKKGNRECEQILHDVEVLSALALVQNSSFQYPASQLQRLWRLLLLNQFHDVLPGSCIQLVVEDALQYYAEIRRAGARLQEEAVQSLCGDLLQPQPGHAEGTLVLNTLPWERTEVISRTGPAGAEVLALVTAPSMGYTIVREPLPPPQPVTVVKQEDGSITMENGVIAVCLDAMGRLTSLRLAHSEREAVADGCRANQFALFDDVPLYWDAWDVMDYHLETRKPVTTLLKPLEITLAGGLRGSASFSLRVGKSSTLTQEIVLDATCPYIRFLTQVEWNESHKFLKVEFPVQVRSTNATYEIQFGHVQRPTHWNTSWDWARFEVWAHKWMDLSEHGFGVAVLNDSKYGASARGNVLSLSLLRAPKSPDASADITQHRFTYAVLPHQGSFQDAGVIRCAYNLNFPLHAVPASRAQCPAWSAFSVSSPAVVLETVKQAEDRPDAVVVRLYEAHGSTAVTWLQSSLPVKEAMLCDLLEQPLAKEHLALEQQGMRLSFTPFQVLSILLVLRQ, from the exons atgcgcagtggcggCGCGGCCCCCGGCATGGCGGCGGGCGCCATGTTGAAGCACCGGCGGACGGCGCTGGAGCGCGTCGAGAAGTTCGTGTCCGCCGCCTACTTCACCGACTGCAACCTGCGGGGCAG gtgggagacgtgctggttTAAGGTGGAGCTGAGCATCCCCCCGGCGTGGGCAGGGCGGGAAGTGCACTTTGTTTGGGAGAGCGATGGGGAAGGCATGGTGTGGCGAGATGCCCAGCCTGTACAG GGGTTGACTAAGGAAGGTGAGAAGACCAGCTACATCCTGACAAGCTGCCTGAAGGAGTCGGAGCCCCACAG CGTGACGCTGTATGTGGAGCTGGCCTGCAACGGTCTCTTCGGGGCTGGCAAGGGCACCATGATTGCCCCCCCGGACCCCGACAGGAGGTTCACCGTGAGCAAGGCTGAGCTCGTCGTCTTCAACAGGGATGTCTATGAACTGCTGGTGGATCTGGAAATACTGCTGGACATGGCCCAG CTCCTTGGGGAGGAAAACCAGCGGAGCTTCCAGGCGCTGTACGCTGCCAACCAGATGGTCAACGTGTGCGACGTTACCGACCCGGCCACCTTCCCCGCTGCCCGCGACCTGGCGGCGGCCATCTTCAGCCAGGGGAACGGCGAGAGCCAGCACACCATCCACGCCATGGGGCACTGCCACATCGACTCCG cctggctgtggcCATACGAGGAGACCATCCGCAAATGTGCTCGGAGCTGGGTCACGGTTATCCGCCTGATGGAGAGCAACCCCGAGTTCACCTTTGTCTGCTCCCAG GCGCAGCAGTTCGAGTGGGTGCGGAGCTGGTACCCGGGGCTCTACGCCCAGATTCAGGACTACGTGGCAAAGGGACGCTTCATTCCTGTCGGCGGCACCTGGGTGGAAATG ATCCTCCCTGGGCAGGGTGACAGCGGGTGGGAATGGGGATGCCCCCAAGAGCCCTCTCCCCGTGCCTGGCTCGGTTCACGTGATGTGCTTTGCCCCCAGGACGGGAACCTGCCCAGCGGGGAGGCCATGGTGCGGCAGTTCCTCCAGGGCCAGCGGTTCTTCCGGGAGCAGTTTGGCCGGATCTGCTCGGAG tTCTGGCTCCCGGACACGTTTGGGTACTCggcccagctgccccagctgaTGCGTGGCTGTGGGATCGGGCGGTTCCTCACGCAGAAGCTCAGCTGGAACCTGGTGAACGCCTTCCCG CATCACACCTTTTTCTGGGAAGGCATCGATGGTTCCCGAGTCCTGACCCATTTCCCCCCTGGTGACTCCTATGGGATGCTTGGGCGAGTGGAGGAG ATGCTGAAAACAGTGAAGAACAACAAGGACAAAGGACGTGTGAACCACAGCGCTGTGCTCTTTGGCTTTGGAGACGGAGGAGGGGGCCCCACGCAGAAGATGCTGGACAGGATGAAGAGGATGCGTGACACAGATGGGCTGCCGCG GGTTCAGATGTCCACTCCCGACCGGCTTTTCTCTGTCCTGGAGAAGGAGTCGTCGCAGCTGTGCACGTGGGTGGGAGAGCTCTTCCTCGAGCTGCACAACGGCACGTACACCACCCAGGCGCAG ATAAAGAAGGGGAATCGGGAGTGCGAGCAAATACTCCACGACGTGGAAGTTCTCAGCGCCTTGGCTCTGGTGCAGAACAGCTCGTTCCAGTATCctgccagccagctgcagcGGCTCTGGAG gtTACTGCTGCTCAACCAGTTCCACGAtgtgctgccaggcagctgtATCCAGCTCGTGGTTGAGGATGCCCTGCAATACTACGCAG agaTCCGCAGGGCTGGTGCtcggctgcaggaggaggctgtgcAGTCCTTATGTGgggacctgctgcagccccagcccgggcaTGCCGAGGGCACCCTCGTGCTGAACACTTTGCCCTGGGAACGGACCGAGGTGATCTCCAGGACTGGGCCAGCCGGAGCAGAGGTTTTAG ctCTGGTGACAGCCCCCAGCATGGGCTACACGATAGTGAGGGAGCCGTTGCCACCCCCGCAGCCTGTGACAGTGGTGAAGCAg GAGGATGGCTCCATTACCATGGAGAACGGGGTGATTGCAGTCTGCCTGGATGCGATGGGCCGCCTGACTTCTCTTCGTCTGGCACACTCTGAGAG GGAGGCAGTTGCAGATGGCTGCCGTGCCAACCAGTTTGCTCTCTTTGATGATGTTCCCCTGTACTGGGATGCCTGGGATGTGATGGATTACCACCTGGAAACCAG GAAGCCAGTGACAACGCTGCTGAAGCCTCTGGAAATCACCCTGGCAGGGGGCCTGCGGGGAAGTGCCAGCTTCTCTCTGCGGGTTGGGAAAAGCAGCACCTTAACCCAGGAGATCGTCCTGGATGCCACATGCCCGTACATCCGCTTCCTGACCCAG GTCGAGTGGAACGAATCCCACAAGTTCCTGAAGGTGGAGTTCCCTGTGCAGGTCCGGAGCACAAACGCCACCTATGAGATCCAGTTTGGGCACGTGCAGCGGCCAACGCACTGGAACACGTCGTGGGACTGGGCCCGATTCGAG GTGTGGGCTCACAAGTGGATGGATCTCTCCGAGCACGGCTTTGGGGTGGCAGTGCTGAATGACAGCAAGTACGGCGCGTCGGCACGCGGGAACGTCCTCAGCCTCTCGCT GCTGAGAGCACCCAAGTCCCCCGATGCCAGCGCCGATATCACGCAGCACCGGTTCACGTACGCCGTGCTGCCTCACCAGG GTTCCTTCCAGGATGCGGGTGTGATCCGGTGCGCTTACAACCTGAATTTCCCCCTGCACGCGGTCCCAGCCAGCCGTGCCCAGTGCCCAGCCTGGAGTGCCTTTTCCGTGAGCTCACCTGCCGTTGTTCTGGAGACTGTCAAGCAG GCTGAGGACAGGCCCGACGCGGTGGTGGTGCGGCTGTACGAGGCGCACGGCAGCACGGCTGTCacctggctgcagagctccctCCCTGTTAAGGAGGCAATGCT CTGCGACCTCCTGGAGCAGCCGCTTGCCAAGGAGCACCTGGcgctggagcagcagggcatGAGGCTGTCCTTCACGCCCTTCCAGGTGCTCTCCATCCTCCTGGTTCTGAGGCAGTGA